The nucleotide sequence gggtggtcctgagctccagggcagggaatttaaaatgtctttataagggcaggcacaccttggttctgggtcctcctcctttcctgcctgtgaggggagcaccctgttgcaacacttcaataaagatcaggcttactagctgccttgcttctcaatattctctgttattttctcctaccgatggagaacctgcaaaggactctataagggctcttgtgaccccataagggaataagggcagattttgtttattacaatatCTAGTACGCAAATGCCACAAATAACAGACTGAGCATACAATTTTATAGCAAGAAACGCTTGATTGAGAAGAGAAAACGCTTTGTTGCAACTAGATGACGATGACGGAGCCTGTGTGATTGGAGGGGACAGGATAAGGCTCTTGCTTCTCTCGGAAGTAGCGTATCAAAGAATGCACACCGCTTCGGACTGCCGGCTTTAGAGCTGCAGAAATCCCCATTCCCCAAACGCTGCCTGCCCCACCTGTCACTGCGAGCAGTGTATCCTGGCTGACATCTACAAGGGTATCTATACCGCGTTCCTCTGCCAGCTCCTTGCAGTCCTTGGCCGCGAAGTAAATGGTGGTTCCGAGGTTGTAGGCGGTGCTGACTCCAGGAATCCAGTTCACGACTGCATGGACTTTTTGCTCCGTCTCACTAGTACAGTTGTCTGGGGTGGAACGTCGCCCTCTTGCAGGCCCGTGGCACTTGCGGAGCCAGGTGTAGGCGCCACGCTGGGGCAAGAGATAGCTACCCTCTCGTGCCACCACATGGAACAAACTGCTGCCATTAGAGGACACTCCGGCACAAGAATCCCGTAGGCGGTAACAGGCTCTGGAAGCCATCCCAAAGCCCCGGTAGACTCTGTATTCTTTGCCGTGCAGGAAGGATCCGTTCACCGGCACCAGATCCTGGCAGTGCCGGACCGGTGTTTGCGCCTGCAGGTTCAAGAAGAATCTCAAGGCAGCGCTGCTCTTCCTCTGACCAGGGGAACGAGTGGTGTTCAGAGTCCCGGCCATCGCAAACAGGAGGTCATCTGTATCTGTCTGTCCCAACTCCTTGTAGAGGTGCAGGATGAGGGTCTCCGCATGCCAGCTACAGCCTGCCCTTTGCAAGGCCAGCGCTATTGCAGCTCGGATGAGGGTCTGGGAGAGCTCAGGCACATCAGCAAAAccgtccagggcttcaggcatcAAGTCCTCGCAGGAAACCCCCTTTTGGGGCAAATGGGGGGATTTGGGGGAGATGGAGCTCAGGAAAATGTGGAGAGGAACTGAGGTGGAGTCAGAGGTCAATGGGTGGTCTTCAGAAGCCTTATGCCTGGGATTTGCCATGGGCAGCGAGCGCCCTTCCGATCCATGGCATAGGAGCAGGAAGCCAAAGAAAGTCAAGAAGGCCTTGGGAGGTAGCGAGGGCTGATACATGTTGGACAGATTCATTGGAAGTCCTGTTGAAAGGAGGAAACTGAGAAACATCTGGCTCTCATATTTTCATGAGATGATCTAGGGGCCCTCAGCTCCAAAGTTCTTTGGATCAAGTTCCAGGGGCACAGGAATACCACACCTTTAATTAACATAGCTTTAAatcacattaaggtaaaggtacccctgcccgtacgggccagtcttgccagactctagggttgtgcgctcatctcactctataggccgggagccagcgctgtccgaagacacttccgggtcacgtggccagcgtgacaagctgcatctggcaagccagcgcagcacacggaaatgccgtttatcttcccgctagtaagcggtccctatttatctacttgcacccaggagtgctttcgaactgctaggttggcaggcgctgggaccgaacaatgggagcgcaccccgccgcggggattcgaaccgccgacctttcgatcggcaagccctaggcgctgaggcttttacccacagcgccacccacgtaaaACACATTAGCTGTGGCTTAttaaggctgctgggagctgcaggTCTGCGGCAGGTACGCTACAgtacagggagccagtgtggtgtagtggttaagagcggtggactcgtaatctggtgaaccgggttcacttccctgctcgtccacatgcagctgctgggtgaccttgggctagtcacacttctatgaagtctctcagcctcactcacctcacagagtgtttgttgtgggggaggaagggaaaggagaatgttagcccctttgagactccttagggtagtgatatcaaatccaaactactctacTCTACTACAGTTCTGTGGGAAAAGTCACATGCTTTAAAAGTCTGATACGGATGGGGACCAAGAGCTGCCCCTGGGCACCAGAAGTGCTTCCTCCCTTCATCAGGAACACATTGTTTGGCTGAAAGAAGGCGGTTttaagaacaggaggctggaacCCTTTCTCCCAGTGGcagctcacccacccacccacttgctTGTCATTTTTCATTTGCTACTCTTTCCAAGACTGAAAGCAGCAGAATGTTTTCAGAAGGGGAGAAGGCAGGAAAAAACAGCTTGCCTATCATCTGCCTCCTGGGAAAACAGAGCAGAGGAAAATCAGGGAAAGGGAGCTGGtggctgcccagatgttgttgaaactcccaacttccatcagccccagctgccgTGGCCagtggaactgtagtccagcaccaGTTGCTCCATCCTTGGTGCAAACCTTCAATACCCAGAACCAGAaacagtgggggagggagagaatgaatAAAGGAGcatttagggggaaatgcttttaTGGGCTCATCCGTGTTTTGTGCCTAGATTGCACAGGTCCCAGCAGATTTCTCCTTGCCCTGCCCCTTTCcacagggaaaactgctctttgcctctcaatcggagcaaacgtcaatccagagaaaacctgaaATGCCATTTGATCCAATTAAGGCAggcctccagatggtttgggactacaactcccaccatccctgaccactggtcctgttagctagggatgatgggagttgtagtcccaaaacatctggagggccgagtttgcctatgcctgaatgaAGGGGTAAAGAgcctttttttttcctgggggaaagaggcagtgGATGAGCGCTAACATCTAAAGGGAACATGCTCCACAGGTCAGAGTCCCATATGGAGCTGTCTTAGCtggcttaaaacaaacaaatgtgagACAGGCAGCTCCATCACAAACAGAAGGCTAAGCCGAAGGACAGAAGATACTTTCCACTGTGTGTGGTGTTTAAGAAGCAAATCAAGACACTTCAAGCCCATTGGAGGACTCTCTCACAAATGTCAGTTAAAACTGCTCAAGGCTTGACCGCGTCATAATAAAATTGGTTTCCAACCCAGGGTTGTTCCAGACCTTTCCCACTTCAAGTGGGGGGGTTCTTCCACGTTGAGCTTTCCAAGGGTGGGAAAACCTCAcatttaaaagagggaaaggttcGGGAGAACACTGGGGCATTAATGGGGAGGGAGGCTGGTTCAAATCCACATTTTCCTCCAATGTGGACAAGCTCTCCATAAGCCACGACTTTCTGCTACACTGCCAAGTTCATTTGCACAAGGAACCTTCACAGGTctgatcaatatatatatatatatatatatatatatatatatatatatatatatatataaataatttatttataccccgccccgctggggaaacccagccactctgggcagctttcaacaaaatattaaaatacaaaacctattaaacattaaaagcttccctaaacagggctgccttcagatgtcttctaaaagtctggtagttgtttttctctttgacatctgattggagggcgttccacagggcgggcgccactaccgagaaggccctgtgcctggctccctgtaacttggcttctcgcattgagggaaccgccagaaggccctcggtgctggacctcagtgcccgggcagaacgatggaggtggagacgctccttcaggtattctgggccgaggctgtttagggctttaaaggtcagcaccaacactttgaattgtgctcggaaacgtactgggagccaatgtaggtctttcaagaccatgTTTGAtattgggctcctttgggagaaagggtggaatggaaatgaaataaaggaaTGCAATGCAATGTCAGGTGCTGATCCTATCCGCCTAGCACTCTGTCCTGCTACCTTGTCTCCAGAATGAAACCCTGGTTTGCTCCTCTGCAAGTGCCGTAAAACCTTTCCCCCCACGCCAGCCTTTTCCCACCCACTCGCCTGCCACTAGGAAGGAGCAGCTTACCTTTTTTGCAGAGGAGGCACAAGCGTATAGAGAACTTAGGTGGGAATCCAGAGCCTTTTGCCCCAGTGTTATAGATCTCTACCCTGGTTGGTCAGTCTTATCAGCAGACCTCATTGCAACACACGGCTTCACTATCAAGTTCTGGCATCTTTGCGCGGGTCACTGTcaactaatccccccccccccccgatgtagcATTCCCTGCGTTGATTCAGCAGCTTATTTTAGTAGGGATTCCTGAGAACAGAACACAGGGGAAGTCCTTTGCAACCGACACAAGCAAAGAGCTGGAGCTATgtccttttaaaggtaaaggtaaagggacccctgaccattaggtccagtcgtgaccaactctggggttgcggcgctcatctcactttattggccgagggagccggcgtacagcttccaggtcatgtggccagcatgactaagccgcttctggcaaatcagagcagtgcatggaaacgccatttaccttcctgccggagcggtacctatttatctacttgcactttgacgtgctttcgaactgctaggttggcaggagcagggaccaaacaacgggagctcaccccgtcgtggggattcgaaccgccgaccttctgatcggcaagtcctaggctctgtggtttaacccacagcgccacacgcgtaaGCCACTCCTTGCCATCAAGGGCACTATGGATGACAGATAGATCCAGGCATATCCTCAAGCTTTGCATCTGCTCCTTCAGATGGTGTTCATAAGTGGCCCACCTATAaatcacttataaacaccatctccaactcctcgaaagattccatcaatggcgtATCCGAATTTTTTTACAcatcatttgggaagacaggccagtgtactggaagaagcaaagatcagcagtagaaatgattcttcaacatcaactttgttggactggtcatgttgtgcggatgcctgattatcgtcttccaaaggaaGTACTctgttccgaacttaaaaatggaaagtgtaatgctggtgatcaacaaaataaaattttattttttatttttttctgttttattaaatttgcttagtaacataacattattatatatattctataaaacaaagaatacGGAACAAAATTCATTCATACTACAATGGCTAACTACATAacgtcaacaaaagagatttaaagacaaggcaaatctttaaaaatgtagtataagcaccgacaactgggaaacactggcctgtgagcgctccaattggacaacagccttttccaaaggtgtcatggactttgaggACGAACTTTGGACGTTGAAGCTCAaattcaggacgcaagggagaaatgtgctaagaggaaggcatgcttggcaaaccctcactatgatccactcctgcccggaaacctatgtcgccactgtggaaggacgtgtggatccagaattggcctccagagtcatttacggactcactgctaaaaccgtgttcatggaagacaatcttactcggatacgagggattgccaaagaaaaagaagcaccTTCAGAAGaattgcaaccccatccagaacaggtaacTTGACTGTTTCCCAGACCACCCACCCAAATAGCATCTTGCTTTCCTAAAATTCAAGCACAATTTATTAGCCTCAACCAGTAAAACCAATGCACTCAGACACTGATCCAGAGCATTCACAGTCAAGTCTCTTTCGATTCAGATGTTTTCGAGAATTATTGTTTAATATTATGATTAAAAACCTTTTAATCTTAATAGTCCAATTTTTAGACCTTGTTCATCTTAATACAAGTGAGTTTCAAAAGTTATACTAACTTAAAAGTATATATACAAAGCTTAAAAGACGAGCATCAAATCTTTTTTAATAATCAAAGTCCTCTTTCTGTCTTGGATTCTACATCGACTAAATTAACCTAAATAGTTCAATAGTTTAGTTTGCcagtcttcttcatcttctttgccGGAGGCTTCTTCCTTCTCTAGGGATGGCTGGTCTTGGCCTGGCATCCACTCTCAAGCACAGGAGcaaagtcttttattcaataaGTCCAATAATTCCTGTACAACTCAATATCATaacttcaggtttttttaaaacaacaatcatTTTCCACATTGCTTTCAGATATGTCTTATCCCAGGCCTTTCTAATGatttcaaaaccagcactttgaattagcaCTTCTAGCAGACAAAAGCAAGCAAATAAGGATCCTCTGTTTCCGCCACCCCAAAAAACATCTGTGTTCTCTAGGCGATGGAGAGTTCACGAGAGTCGCTTCATCTGGGCTAGGGACAGTTATGGAGCAGCTAGAAGGTGGTGACTGGACCGGAGTAGTTGGAAGGGACAGGAAAAGGGTGCATCTCCTCTCTCAAATACCTCAGCATGGCACGCACCGCCGTCTTCAAGCCTGGCTTTAGCCCTGCATAAATCCCCATGCCAAGAACGCCGCTGGCCCCTCCAGTCGCAAAGAGCAGAAAATCATGGCCTATGTCTATGGCGCAGCTCATAGCACGCTGATGCGCCAGTTCCATGCAGTTCAGCTTTGCAAAGTACACACTGGTGGCCAAGCTGTACAAGGCACCGACCCAAGGAATCCAGTCCAGGATAAGGTAGATTTTCTCCTCGGTCTCATTGTCGCAGTACTCCGTGGTGGAACGGCGGCCTCTTCCAAGCCTGCGGCACTGGTGGAGCCAGGAGGTGGCGCCATGGCGGGGCAGGAAGTAGCTGCCCTTTCTTTCCACCACGTAGAAGCTGCTGCTGTCGCTGGAGGCCACTCCGGCACAGGAATCCCCTAGGCGGTGGCAGGCTTTGGAAGCCGCCGGAAAACCCCGGTAGACTTTGTGTGCCTTGCCGTACAGGAGGGATCCGTTCACCGGCAACAGACCTCGGCAGTGATGGACTGGCGTTTGCGCAAGCTGGTCCAAGTTGAATTGCAAGGCGACGCTGCTCTTCCTCGGACCGGGGGAATGAGTGGTGTTCAGAGTCCCGGCCATCGCAAACAGGAGGTCGTCCGAATCTACCTGTCCTAGCGCCTCGTAGAGGTGCAAGACGAGGGTTTCCGCATGCTGGCTACAGCCAGCCCTTTGCAGGGCCAGCACCAATGCGGCTCGGATGAGGGTCTGGGAGAGCTCAGGCACATCAGCAAAAccgtccagggcttcaggcatcAAGTCCTCACAGGAAACCCCTTTTTGGGGCAACTGGGGGGATTGGGGGGAGATGGAGCTCAGGAAGATGCGGAGAGGAACTGAGGTTGAGTCAGAGGTCAGTGAGTGGTCTTCAGAAGCCTTCTCCCTGGGATTCGCCATGGACAGCAAGTGCACTTCTGATTCATGGCATAGGAGCAGGAAGCCGACGAAAGTCAAGAAGGCCTTGGGAGGCAGCGAGGGCAGGTACATGTTGGATAGATTCATTGGAAGCCCTGTTGAAAGGAGGAGACAGAAGAAGATCTAGCTCTTACTTGGGAATCTGTATGGAGGAGTGTGACATTgggtaggtaaaaaggtaaaggtaaagtccagtcaaaggcgactatggggttgtggcgctcatctcacttttcaggctgagggagccggtgtttgtccacagacagcttttatgggtcacgtggccagcaggactaaaccacttctggcgcaacggaacaccgtgataaaaaccagagcacacggaaacgctgtttaccttcccgccacagcggtacctatttatctacttgcactggtatgctttcaaactgttagattggcaggagctggcatagagcaacaggagttcactccgttacggggattcgaaccgccaaccttctgatcgggaagcccaagaggctcagtggtttagactgacTGGGGACTGCCGACTTGTAAGTACATGAACTAGGGTTgataagagacccctattcccctcagagttACCGGAGTAACTCTGGGAAGAGGAACGGACTCTTAAACCACTCTGTAAACTATAGTTCtggaaggggaataggggtcttccagcaccctcaacaaactacatctcccaggattcttcaggggaagccatCACTGTTTAAAGCAGTTATCATCGTGCTTTTGATG is from Podarcis muralis chromosome 2, rPodMur119.hap1.1, whole genome shotgun sequence and encodes:
- the APOF gene encoding apolipoprotein F, with translation MNLSNMYQPSLPPKAFLTFFGFLLLCHGSEGRSLPMANPRHKASEDHPLTSDSTSVPLHIFLSSISPKSPHLPQKGVSCEDLMPEALDGFADVPELSQTLIRAAIALALQRAGCSWHAETLILHLYKELGQTDTDDLLFAMAGTLNTTRSPGQRKSSAALRFFLNLQAQTPVRHCQDLVPVNGSFLHGKEYRVYRGFGMASRACYRLRDSCAGVSSNGSSLFHVVAREGSYLLPQRGAYTWLRKCHGPARGRRSTPDNCTSETEQKVHAVVNWIPGVSTAYNLGTTIYFAAKDCKELAEERGIDTLVDVSQDTLLAVTGGAGSVWGMGISAALKPAVRSGVHSLIRYFREKQEPYPVPSNHTGSVIVI
- the LOC114586548 gene encoding apolipoprotein F-like encodes the protein MNLSNMYLPSLPPKAFLTFVGFLLLCHESEVHLLSMANPREKASEDHSLTSDSTSVPLRIFLSSISPQSPQLPQKGVSCEDLMPEALDGFADVPELSQTLIRAALVLALQRAGCSQHAETLVLHLYEALGQVDSDDLLFAMAGTLNTTHSPGPRKSSVALQFNLDQLAQTPVHHCRGLLPVNGSLLYGKAHKVYRGFPAASKACHRLGDSCAGVASSDSSSFYVVERKGSYFLPRHGATSWLHQCRRLGRGRRSTTEYCDNETEEKIYLILDWIPWVGALYSLATSVYFAKLNCMELAHQRAMSCAIDIGHDFLLFATGGASGVLGMGIYAGLKPGLKTAVRAMLRYLREEMHPFPVPSNYSGPVTTF